The DNA region ATATGCCTATCTATGAAGCGGGTAACCTGAAGAACGCTGTCAACGAACTTAAGAAGCGTGGATGCAATCCAGATTCTGGCCCGTTCGAAATTCCAAATGGCCCGTGCTACGTCTTCAAAGATCCAAGCGGCAACGAATTCGCAATATTTGAAGATGTTCGCCCAAATGCCATGGACGCATCGTATGCCGATCCTGATAACCCGCGTGTTGTTAGAGATTGAGTACAGTATAATACATACTGCCTCTTAGCATCGAAGAGCATGCAAATCGGAGAGGAGCTACTGGAAGAACTCCCTGTTAGGAGAGTTGATTCTCGGAAGGGGCAGAACGGCGTCGTCGCTGTAATTGGAGGTAGCAGGATCTATCATGGAGCTCCAGCATTATCTGGGATGGCAGCATATAGAACAGGAGTAGATCTGGTTTATCTGTTCGTCCCTGAGCCTCTGGTAGCGCCGATAAGGGCGATCTCCCCTTCGTTTATCGTGTATCCTACTCCAGACTACAAGCTCACTGTTGGATGTGCTAACAAGATACTTGCATGGATGCCACAAGTAGATGCCTGCGTGATAGGCCCGGGAGCAGGGAGGCAGAAGCCTGACGGCATGAAGAAACTTGTCGCAGAACTTTCGTCTAACAAGGTCAAGATGGTTGTTGATGCTGATGCTCTGCAGCCTGAAGTTGTAGCTGGGCTATCTGGAAGGGAAGCCGTCCTTACTCCTCACCCCGGAGAATTCAAACGCATTACTAATGTTGAACTCGAAGATGATCTTGAAAAAAGGAAGGAATCTGTTAGAAAAGCGGCAGAATCTCTTGGGCTTGCAATACTTGTAAAAGGACACTTGGACATAATATCTGATGGGAAGAACGTGGTTGTGGATGAGACCGGTTCGCCTGCAATGACCGTAGGAGGAGTTGGGGATGTTTTATCTGGGATAGTAGCTGCTTTAATGACAAAAGGGATGGAGCCCTTCAAGGCTGCGGTTGCCGGTGCCTACATAAATGGTAGATGCGGGCAGATGGCTGCGGAAAAGTATGGTTTCAGGATATTGCCCACAGATTTAGTTGCTGAGATACCTAACTTGCTGAAGAAATACGATAGAGTTCTCAAATAGCTTAGTTCCGAAATATAGGGCTATTTGGCAGATTCTTTGCGGTCTTTGACAGCTTGTCAAATTCTGCATCGGTGAACACCTTGAATTGACTGTAAACGCTTCTGTACTTCCTTCCATCATCGCCGAATATTGCAACTATCCTTGCACCTCTATTTTCTTTGGCAACTTTCAATGCGGCTGCAAGTACTGCACCCGAAGACGGCCCTACGAACATATTCTCCTTCTCTACAATTGCCCGAACCGTTGCAAAGGCTTCATCGTCCTTGATCTCAAGCCATTGATCTATGACTTCCTTCCTTCTTTCAAGAAGTGTCGGCAGATTCGACTCTCCAGTATTCCTCAAGCCCTGTATATGATGCCCTTTCTGAGGCTCGACAGCGATTATCCTGATATTTGGATTCTTCTCCTTGAGGAACTTTCCAACTCCCGTTATCGTCCCTCCCGTGCCTATCCCAGCAACAAAATGTGTAACTTTGCCCTCAGTATCCCTCCAGATTTCGGAACCAGTGCCGTAATAATGTGCCATGAAGTTGGCATCATTCTCATACTGGTTAGGCATGAAATAGTCGCCTGGATGCCCCCTAACGATCGCGGTAGCCAGGGCAATAGACTGGTCTGTGCCTGGGCCGACTCTTGGACACAAATCGTCCTCAGTTTCAAGAACCTTCACGTCAAACCTTTTCAGAATGGCTTTTGTTTCGTCGCTGACCTTGTTCGGTATCACGACCTCGAACCTGTATCCTAACGCTTTTGCAATTCCTGCTAAGGCAATTCCCGTATTTCCCGAAGTTGGCTCCATGATTACAGACTTGCCTCTCTTCAAAAGACCGTGCTTCTCCGCCTCAGAAACCATCCACGACGCTGGCCTATCTTTTATCGAGCCAAAGTTGTTGTACCATTCTAATTTTGCAAATATCTTTGCATCGTTAACGCTGAAAGCCTTAAGCTCGATCTGAGGAGTGTTTCCTATATTCTCGGTGCTGTACTTTGTTACTGCAGTCTTCATTGTTGTTTAACTCGCCTTTTTCTGTATCAGGAATATCAGGTCTTTGCCATCCTTTCTAATGGACAAAAGGGCATTGCCCGTCCTCTTGGCCCACCTTGATATGTCTTCCTCCGCTCCAGGATCATCGGCCCATATTTCAACGACATCTCCATTACTCACCTTGTCTATCTGGCTCCTAGTCCTGAATACAGGTTCGGGGCAGAACAACCCCCTCGTGTCTAATGTAACCTTTGGAGCGCTCGTGTTTTCGGGCTTTGCCATTCTAAGACGTTCCCGTTTTCAGTTTCTTTTAAGTGTTAGCTCCTTTTTGCATCCACATAGACTTATACCGTAAGTGCTAAAGGCAAAGTGATGGAGCTGCTAGTAGGCTTCGAGAGGCAATAGCATGAAGAGAACGTATTATTCCTCCGATCTCATTCAAGAGCTTAGAGGGAAGATTGTTACTGTTGCAGGCTGGGTTGAGGACGTTCGCCTTTTAGGCTCCCTGGCCTTCATTACGCTGAGGGACTCGAAAGGGGTTTGTCAGCTCGTTGCCAAGAAGCAGGATCTGAACAATGAACTCTTTGATGTCGTATGTAAAAGCCCGAGGCAGAGCAGCATAATAGCACAAGGGATAGTGAAGGATAGCAAGGCGAAGAATGTCCCTGTTGAAATTCAGATTCAGCAGTTTCAAATACTGACGAACGCAGTTCCCCCTCTCCCCCTAGATCCAACTGGTAGGGTAGATGCGAACATGGACAAGAGGCTTGACGTAAGAGCCCTTGACCTTAGGAACCCAGAGAACCTTGCAATCTTCAGAATAAGACATTTTGCTTTGCAGAGCATAAGGAAATCTCTCATTGAGCAGGGCTTCTTGGAGGTGAATACTGCCAAGATAATCGGGCAGGCAGCAGAGGGAGGAGCAAACTTGTTTTCGCTTGATTATTTTGGCAAAAAGGGTTACCTAGCTCAAAGCCCCCAACTGTACAAAGAGCAGCTTACGATGGCCTTGGACAGGGTCTTTGAAATCGCATCTTTCTTCAGGGCTGAAAAGTCTCATACCAGAAGGCACCTCAACGAATTCACGAGTGTAGATATCGAGGCAGCATTTGCGGACGAGGATGACGTAATGAGGGTTCTTGAAGATATGGTCAAAGCATCAATAGATAGCATCAGAAAGGAATGCGGTAAGGAACTATCCATACTTAATCATGATTTGGAACCTTTGGACAAGATTGAGAGAATAACTTATTCCCAAGCTGTAGATGAACTGAAAAGTTCAGGAATTGATATGAAACATGGAGACGATCTCACAGATCAGTCCTTAGGAGTCCTTGCAAACAAGCATCCTTCGTTCTTCTTCCTTGTTGAATGGCCTGCATCGCTGAAGCCATTCTACATTGCCAGAAAGGATGGTACCCAAATTAGCAGGTCTTTTGACCTGCAGTTTGGAGCATTAGAGCTTTCTTCCGGAGGCATGAGAGTCTCCAGCAGGAAGGAGCTGGAGCGGAGACTGAAAGAAGCTGGTCTGTCGATAGAGAGTTTCGCTTCGCATCTGGAGGTCTTTGACTGGGGGATGCCCCCTCACTCAGGTTGGGGCTTGGGCCTTGATCGGTTCATGATGGTGCTGACTGGGAAGGCTAACATCAGGGATGTTGTTCTCTACCCGAGAGACCAGTTCAGGTTCACTCCCTAGAGTTCTTGTGCCATAGTCTTTCGACAGCACATACATGAAGTTCGGATCACGAATCGACAACTTTACTGTATTATTTCGCTTTATTTTCACTATAGCAAATATTGAAGCGATAATAGCGGCGATGGCTATGATAGCAGGAAACAGAGGCTCTGCACTAGTTTCTTGAGCATATGCTAGTGGAGTAAACGTGCTCAAGGCTAGCAGGAAGATCAAAAACCCGTATGCTCGATTTAGATTCAAACCTTGCGCCTTTTTGCAGGCCATGTATTATAGGTTATAGTCTTTGTGAAATCTGGATATAGGTCTCAAATCTGAATCTAAAGTGCCTTGTAGTTGTCAGACCAGTTTGCATAGGCTCTGAGCATCTCCACAGAAACGCTGGGCTTTCTAGTCTCAAGAACTTGCTTGAAGTCCTCAAGAGTAATCGGTCTAGGCTGGCTATCCTTGTCTGCACCCCGGCCACTCTGGAATAATTCACGAACAACTTTCAGCTGCAGGGCTTGGCAGATATCCCTAGTGTCGCTACCAGAATAACCGTCGGTAAGTTCGGCGAGCTCGTCTATGCTGATTTCAGGATCCATCTTCAATGGTGCAGTGTATAGCCTCAACATTTGAGCGCGAGCTTCATTGTTAGGGAGAGGGACATGGATTCTCTTCTGGAACCTTCGCAAAAAGGGCCAGTCAAGTGTCCAAGGCTTGTTCGTAGCACCAATGACATAAAGATGCAAGTTCTTGCCCTTGTCGGTTATGCCATCCATCTCTTTGAGGAACTGATTCCTTACTCTTACTTCTCCTCCAATCTCTTGGCTCCTCGTCCCTAGCAGTGAATCAATCTCGTCGATGAAAATCACGACAGGTCCATTTTCAATCATCTTGCGCATCGACTGAAAGAGCTTGGCAACGTTCTTTTCGGCTTCCCCAAGCCATTTTGACATTATAGATGCGGCATCAACATTGACAAAGTAGCCATCAATTTCTGCCGCTGTTGCAGCTGCTAGCATCGTCTTTCCACAGCCAGGGGGACCATAAAGGAGAACTCCTCTAGGCCAGCCAAGAGGGAATAGGTCAGGCCTTTGAACGGGGAAGGTTATCGCTTCCCTGATAGCGTTCTTGGCCTCATCAAGGCCAACAACCTCGTCCCACTTGACATTGGGCTTCTCCTGCATGACAAGCTCGTTATATGAGGCTTTGAGGGACTCGACCACTCCGGGTGATGATGCGTTGGTTGAAGTACTGGATTCGTCCGAGACTTCCTCTCCCCGTTCGGGATTGTCGTCTGGCGGCAACAAACCATGGGCGCTTTGCAGGGCCTTTATTCTCTCCTGATAAGCCATGGCCCTGTCCATGTACAACTTGTTTAGCTTATAATCAGGATAAAGATGCGCTAGCTTGAGCAGGGTTTGTATTGCTACCTGGTACATCTGTATGGCTTTGCCTCTCGCGCCATGCGAATCGTGCCTGATCGCTTCTGCAGCGTACCTGGTCGCGGTTTCTTCGAGTTCTTTGGCAGCCAACACGCTCATACTCCATCCCTCAAGTTAATTTTACCTTTGCTGGCAAGAGAAACTGCTGCCAGATCGACATCCTTTATCGGAAGCTGCAAGTCTGCGGCTGCCTCCATAACCGTGAACTTGCCGCCGTTGTTCCTGTAATAATGTTCAACTTTCGCCTCGACCGCATCACTTCTGGGCCTTGATAGCAGGACGGGTTTGAATTCTTCCTCTGCATCATCGGTAGCAGCAAGTGTTACCTTCTTCACAGAATCTATCATCTTGTGCTCCTTTGCCTTCGGAACACCCACCTTCAATTCAGAAACCTTCTCCTCCGCAAACCTTTGAGCAGATTCTATTATGTCAGATGTAGAATCGTTCTCAAGATTAATTGCAATGTTTGGGGATACCTGTCC from Nitrososphaerota archaeon includes:
- a CDS encoding NAD(P)H-hydrate dehydratase gives rise to the protein MQIGEELLEELPVRRVDSRKGQNGVVAVIGGSRIYHGAPALSGMAAYRTGVDLVYLFVPEPLVAPIRAISPSFIVYPTPDYKLTVGCANKILAWMPQVDACVIGPGAGRQKPDGMKKLVAELSSNKVKMVVDADALQPEVVAGLSGREAVLTPHPGEFKRITNVELEDDLEKRKESVRKAAESLGLAILVKGHLDIISDGKNVVVDETGSPAMTVGGVGDVLSGIVAALMTKGMEPFKAAVAGAYINGRCGQMAAEKYGFRILPTDLVAEIPNLLKKYDRVLK
- a CDS encoding VOC family protein: MNYSCYYMAKPLGKLRFLYTGSEKFDADLKYYRDSIGAELVWNFKAFGTRVAAFRVGEGPLVLIADHRPAPSYMPIYEAGNLKNAVNELKKRGCNPDSGPFEIPNGPCYVFKDPSGNEFAIFEDVRPNAMDASYADPDNPRVVRD
- the aspS gene encoding aspartate--tRNA(Asn) ligase translates to MKRTYYSSDLIQELRGKIVTVAGWVEDVRLLGSLAFITLRDSKGVCQLVAKKQDLNNELFDVVCKSPRQSSIIAQGIVKDSKAKNVPVEIQIQQFQILTNAVPPLPLDPTGRVDANMDKRLDVRALDLRNPENLAIFRIRHFALQSIRKSLIEQGFLEVNTAKIIGQAAEGGANLFSLDYFGKKGYLAQSPQLYKEQLTMALDRVFEIASFFRAEKSHTRRHLNEFTSVDIEAAFADEDDVMRVLEDMVKASIDSIRKECGKELSILNHDLEPLDKIERITYSQAVDELKSSGIDMKHGDDLTDQSLGVLANKHPSFFFLVEWPASLKPFYIARKDGTQISRSFDLQFGALELSSGGMRVSSRKELERRLKEAGLSIESFASHLEVFDWGMPPHSGWGLGLDRFMMVLTGKANIRDVVLYPRDQFRFTP
- a CDS encoding AAA family ATPase; amino-acid sequence: MSVLAAKELEETATRYAAEAIRHDSHGARGKAIQMYQVAIQTLLKLAHLYPDYKLNKLYMDRAMAYQERIKALQSAHGLLPPDDNPERGEEVSDESSTSTNASSPGVVESLKASYNELVMQEKPNVKWDEVVGLDEAKNAIREAITFPVQRPDLFPLGWPRGVLLYGPPGCGKTMLAAATAAEIDGYFVNVDAASIMSKWLGEAEKNVAKLFQSMRKMIENGPVVIFIDEIDSLLGTRSQEIGGEVRVRNQFLKEMDGITDKGKNLHLYVIGATNKPWTLDWPFLRRFQKRIHVPLPNNEARAQMLRLYTAPLKMDPEISIDELAELTDGYSGSDTRDICQALQLKVVRELFQSGRGADKDSQPRPITLEDFKQVLETRKPSVSVEMLRAYANWSDNYKAL
- a CDS encoding sulfurtransferase TusA family protein produces the protein MAKPENTSAPKVTLDTRGLFCPEPVFRTRSQIDKVSNGDVVEIWADDPGAEEDISRWAKRTGNALLSIRKDGKDLIFLIQKKAS
- a CDS encoding cysteine synthase family protein, with the translated sequence MKTAVTKYSTENIGNTPQIELKAFSVNDAKIFAKLEWYNNFGSIKDRPASWMVSEAEKHGLLKRGKSVIMEPTSGNTGIALAGIAKALGYRFEVVIPNKVSDETKAILKRFDVKVLETEDDLCPRVGPGTDQSIALATAIVRGHPGDYFMPNQYENDANFMAHYYGTGSEIWRDTEGKVTHFVAGIGTGGTITGVGKFLKEKNPNIRIIAVEPQKGHHIQGLRNTGESNLPTLLERRKEVIDQWLEIKDDEAFATVRAIVEKENMFVGPSSGAVLAAALKVAKENRGARIVAIFGDDGRKYRSVYSQFKVFTDAEFDKLSKTAKNLPNSPIFRN